Proteins found in one Plasmodium gaboni strain SY75 chromosome 13, whole genome shotgun sequence genomic segment:
- a CDS encoding ferrochelatase, whose translation MDVQEFLNCNKLKISKEKISNLNKNKIGILITNLGSPEKLTYWSLYKYLSEFLSDPRVVKFNRFLWLPILYTCVLPFRSGKVLSKYKSIWIKDGSPLCVNTHNQCLALKKILNEKYDNKVVISYGMRYGERSIKKGLEYLHKENINKLLVLPLYPQSAECTVSSTLDCIGKNLKNWSNVPEFRFISGYCFNDIFINTMKENIENYWKNYGKSKKLIISYHSLPTRNVIQGDLYPFFCIESTKKLVKSLNLNKDDYILVFQSNIKGQQWIKPCIEDTIIKLAKQGYTQIDIVSPSFSSDCLETLEEIKIHYQQLFRKYSNGNLRYINCLNDTKIGIKLIINLIEQNIIGWV comes from the exons atggacGTACAGGAATTTTTGAATTGtaacaaattaaaaatatcaaaaGAGAAAATTAGCAACCtcaataaaaataaaataggAATACTAATTACAAATTTAGGAAGCCCTGAAAAATTAACCTATTGgtctttatataaatatttatctG AATTTTTGAGTGATCCTCGAGTTGTAAAATTCAACAGGTTTCTATGGCTTCCAATATTATACACATGTGTACTACCTTTTAGGAGTG GCAAGGTcttatcaaaatataaaagtatatgGATAAAGGATGGATCACCATTATGTGTTAATACACATAATCAGTGTTTAGCATTAAAAAAGATTCTAAACGAAAA GTATGATAACAAAGTTGTCATCAGCTATGGTATGAGATATGGTGAAAGGTCCATAAAAAAAGGTTTAGAATATCTACATAAAgaaaacataaataaacTTTTAGTGCTCCCTTTATATCCTCAATCAGCAGAATGTACTGTGTCTTCAACTTTAGACTGCATAGgtaaaaatttaaaaaacTGGAGTAATGTACCTGAGTTCAGATTTATATCTGGTTATTGTTTTaatgatatttttataaatacaatgaaagaaaatattgaaaattATTGGAAAAATTATGgaaaaagtaaaaaattaattatttcttatCATAGTTTACCTACAAGAAATGTTATTCAAGGAGATCTATATCCTTTCTTTTGTATTGAAagtacaaaaaaattagtTAAGTCATTAAATCTTAATAAAgatgattatatattagTCTTTCaatcaaatataaaagGACAACAATGGATAAAACCATGTATTGAAGATACCATAATAAAGCTAGCCAAACAAGGATATACACAAATAGATATTGTTAGCCCATCTTTCTCTTCAGATTGTTTAGAAACCTtagaagaaataaaaatccATTATCAACAATTATTTCGAAAATATTCAAATGGTAATttaagatatataaattgtTTAAATGATACAAAAATTGGAATCAAACTAATAATCAATCTTAttgaacaaaatataatagGATGGGTGTAA
- a CDS encoding hypothetical protein (conserved Plasmodium protein, unknown function) — protein MKINLSFNKNKENKNRNKNGDTNIDNDLRNNKSYKENNPTTRNKIETIFSMSDEEETINYENTHNKIIQREKENKLNDEIKEYIKEHEEPGLSNYETKEDRRESMDENKKKNIQYLGYKSNELTKLNNAKIDHKDYPYDEKDIYDNFDEKKKKKKKSIEQNDKDNDEYYKKDYKYHKKYSNSHENNDRDNSYDKDCDIRNKTSEKKKIYMKKYDKHIEDYEKKKKKNEYSDDEINKSYLCIDDIFKKKENTDEKKKSKYMEALINSAKRRELEKEFLIQKKQKIDTEKEEKVFITSAYKKKLMDRELIKKDMNLEVEEKKVEKSSNYNLNLFLKNINAPSNYNRYNRR, from the coding sequence ATGaaaattaatttatcttttaataaaaacaaagaaaataaaaatagaaataaaaatggGGATACAAACATAGATAATGATCTAAggaataataaaagttATAAGGAAAATAATCCTACGACtagaaataaaatagaaaCAATATTTTCTATGTCTGATGAGGAAGAAACtataaattatgaaaacacacataacaaaataatccaacgagaaaaagaaaataaattaaatgatgaaataaaagaatacATTAAAGAACATGAAGAACCTGGCTTATCCAATTATGAAACAAAAGAAGATAGAAGAGAATCTATggatgaaaataaaaagaaaaatattcaatATTTAGGATATAAATCTAATGAATTaacaaaattaaataatgcCAAAATTGACCATAAAGATTATCCATATGATGAGaaagatatatatgataattttgatgaaaaaaaaaaaaaaaaaaaaaaatctatAGAACAGAATGATAAAGATAATGATGAATACTATAAAAAGGATTATAAgtatcataaaaaatattccaATAGTcatgaaaataatgatagGGATAATTCCTATGACAAGGATTGTgatataagaaataaaacaagcgagaaaaaaaaaatatatatgaaaaaatatgataaacATATTGAAGActatgaaaaaaaaaaaaaaaaaaatgagtACAGTGATGATGAGATAAATAAGTCATATCTTTGTATAGATgacatttttaaaaagaaggaaaatacagacgaaaaaaaaaaatcgAAATATATGGAAGCTCTAATAAATAGTGCTAAAAGAAGAGAACTAGAAAAGGAATTTCTTATACAAAAGAAGCAAAAAATTGATACAGAAAAGGAAGAAAAGGTTTTTATTACTAGTGcatataaaaagaaattgATGGATAGGGAacttattaaaaaagatatgAATCTTGAAGTAGAAGAAAAGAAAGTAGAGAAGTCTTCAAATTAcaatttaaatttattcttaaaaaatataaatgcACCTTCAAATTATAATAGATATAATAGAAGGTGA
- a CDS encoding putative mitochondrial ribosomal protein S17 precursor gives MIRLNKTYSYWHYKAWQRATAGYLRTFLKNNLANKEMIGYVINDKHPKSIRVACDRYMYVVRYKKTFRYTKKIWAHDEKSEAKLGDVVRIQPLGYRIGPWKNYILVKILYKENKD, from the exons atgataagGCTAAATAAAACTTATTCTTATTGGCATTATAAAGCATGGCAAAGAGCAACAGCTGGCTATCTTAGAACTT tTCTTAAAAACAATCTTGCTAATAAGGAAATGATTGGATATGTAATTAATGACAAGCACCCCAAAAGTATCAGAGTAGCTTGCGATAG ATATATGTACGTTGTGAGATACAAAAAAACCTTCagatatacaaaaaaaatatgggCCCATGACGAAAAAAGTGAAGCCAAACTTGGTGACGTCGTGCGCATTCAACCACTAGGGTATAGAATTGGACCTTGGAAAAATTATATCCTTGtaaaaattttatacaaggaaaataaagattaa
- a CDS encoding hypothetical protein (conserved Plasmodium protein, unknown function) has translation MFYPGMFREKPKDIISDKWKIILRVSGFLVF, from the coding sequence ATGTTTTATCCTGGTATGTTTAGAGAGAAACCAAAGGATATTATTTCTGACAAATGGAAAATCATATTAAGGGTCTCAGGATTTCTTGTATTT
- a CDS encoding hypothetical protein (conserved Plasmodium protein, unknown function) has protein sequence MKIKELLYNELIIIKITEFLSILEIQNMIISLRINVKTNIYFLRECLSLMHLDTYGYDHNVSNKNTPNKNINISTTEPLLLSSSVNLTTDIDDYVHNATSYVEDQPFLQQEGFNLITYDDEYDEYIFNDYNGDNNNNDINNYNNNNNNNYSVDNMHNVDSMNSLYNYNNHDIYNNTNYYNEQNDENFNYNTKYSHYENTFNDMTHLITTHRDNNINYYDTNKTNFGALYEIKKYLNFFEQEKEGHVKKCFNNVWMYIHLKNELIDIKKNLETYFMRIKTNTPINRNKKIRIDIFQLFKYNHKYYSYYDMPWVSIYYDFFLNSICTLCNIKLDHTSICLFSENFNLIQTNDKLLNYINSMSDDIVSSIKNEKKRDHEKVDMVYEEDIEKKKKKKTDTIKYHNNNKSDSDINVDNNNNNSNNYNNNECNNDNIYNHQHDYNIDENIAEIKLNEDIFSCQNKTNTYDEEFIFIRRTHIFCEECTKIIDYKMNINSLLESIKKDYELLKSIRIINKIIDIPSDLFCFCNYFFFKEKYITFFKNVSNDLQNLRKALKKKLTNNFILNFSINFYKFVISSLILCDEKKLFSQENIFLFGFYIKYRNILKLFSSPRCTHIYFSFNIIYQKIVKFQSFFKHKHFSKLSKVLHFDVITILEKLKHSKTKMLYKNIAVYLYQHLNHKILSKCNYDQAYTYFFQCLQRYHFS, from the coding sequence ATGAAAATCAAAGagttattatataatgaattaataattataaaaataacgGAATTTCTAAGCATACTTGAAATTCAGAATATGATTATATCCTTAAGAATTAATGTAAAgacaaatatatattttttgagAGAATGTTTATCTTTAATGCATTTAGATACATATGGATATGATCATAATGTAAGTAACAAAAATACTccaaataaaaatataaatatatcaacAACAGAACcgttattattatcatcgAGTGTTAATCTTACTACAGATATTGATGATTATGTTCATAATGCAACATCATATGTAGAAGATCAGCCATTCTTACAACAAGAAGgttttaatttaattacGTATGACGATGAGTATGATgagtatatatttaatgaCTACAACGGAgataacaataataatgatattaataattataataataataataataataattatagtGTAGATAATATGCATAATGTTGATAGTATGAAtagtttatataattataataaccatgatatatataataataccaattattataatgaacaaaatgatgaaaattttAACTATAACACAAAATATTCTCATTATGAAAATACGTTTAATGATATGACACATTTAATAACAACACATAgagataataatataaactATTATGATACAAACAAAACTAATTTTGGTGCTTTGtatgaaattaaaaaatatttaaatttttttgaacaagaaaaagaaggacatgtaaaaaaatgttttaataaTGTATGGATGTATATACACTTGAAAAATGAACttatagatataaaaaaaaatttagaAACTTATTTTATGAGAATTAAAACGAATACTCCAattaatagaaataaaaaaatacgtatagatatatttcaattatttaaatataatcataagtattattcttattatgATATGCCATGGGTGTctatttattatgatttttttttaaattcaaTATGTACcttatgtaatataaaattagaTCATACATCCATCTGTCTTTTCTCAGAAAATTTTAACTTAATACAAACAAATGACAAGTTgttaaattatattaatagtatGTCTGATGATATAGTTAGtagtataaaaaatgagaaGAAACGAGATCATGAAAAGGTTGACATGGTATATGAAGAAGATattgaaaagaaaaaaaaaaaaaaaacagacacaataaaatatcataataataataaaagtgaTAGTGATATTAATGTGgacaataataataataatagtaataattacaataataatgagtgtaataatgataatatatataatcatcaacatgattataatattgatGAAAACATTGCTGAAATTAAATTGAATGAAGATATTTTTAGTTGTCAAAATAAAACTAATACTTATGATGaagaatttatatttataagaaGAACTCATATTTTTTGTGAAGAATGTACAAAAATAATTGATtacaaaatgaatataaattctttattaGAATCAATAAAGAAAGAttatgaattattaaaaagtatacgaataattaataaaattattgaTATCCCCTCtgatttattttgtttttgtaattatttcttttttaaagaaaaatatattactttctttaaaaatgtTAGTAATGATTTACAAAATTTGAGGAAAGctttaaaaaagaaattaacaaataattttatacTAAATTTCAgtattaatttttataaatttgtAATCAGttctttaatattatgtgatgaaaaaaaattattcagtcaagaaaatattttcttatttggattttatatcaaatatagaaatatacTCAAATTATTTAGTAGTCCTAGATGTacacatatttatttttcttttaatatcatatatcaaaaaatcGTAAAATTTCAAAGCttttttaaacataaaCATTTTTCAAAGCTATCCAAAGTTTTACATTTTGATGTTATTACAATActagaaaaattaaaacattCAAAAACtaaaatgttatataaaaatattgcAGTCTATTTATATCAACATTTAAATCATAAAATACTTTCTAAGTGTAATTATGACCAAGCATATACCTATTTTTTTCAGTGTCTTCAGAGGTATCATTTTTCATAG